The DNA window ACATTGACTAATAGATTTTTAAGTTTGTTAATTAATGGTACACCTTCTACAATCACACCACAAAGTGTCTTGAATTTTCAAACAGATATgaaatttttggaaaatgtCATTCCCAACATTTTCCCACAGCAACAAGATGAATTACTTGCACCTGCAGCATCATCACCTTCACCAAGCTTAAGCTGTGCTTTATCGAGAACAACTTCCATGATGAGCATGACTATTGCTGATTCCAGTGCTATGATAGAAAGTAATGTGCGTTCATTGAAATCAACATTTGATGAATTGAATCAGCAtattaatttgttaaaatcGGGTTCTTTGGATCAATATAAATCATCAAGGATGAAATTATATCCAAGGGTGAAACCAGATGTTGCCAATATGTTGATTAATAAATTGAGTACTTACCAAGAGATGATTAGacagcaacaaaaacaaaaagagaTGCAAAGACAGCAGCAATTATCgaatagaaataataacaacggTAATGGTAGCATTTCGGCAGCCACAATTGTTAGCAATACaggtaataacaataatgatgcTAGTGTAGAAGACACTTTATCTATTCTGACTTCTGCCAATCGACAGAAAATAAgcaatttctttaatagAAAGTTTTGATTGAGTTAGGAAAAAAGACAGgacacttttttttttaaaaaagaaaaaaaaaaaaaaaaaaaaaaaaagataaaattgaaaatattttcaagtaTATTGTTATAATTTACACTTGGTATATTTATTCAacatatatagatatatttttatttttatttttattttttttttttaaatttattaattttttttattttagatttgaaaaattgtggaaagaaaagtaaaaaaagaaaaaaaaatttttttttttttaattgtaacttgaagatatttttttaaattgtatTTTCACACATAATATTCATTGTATTCTCATGTTGAATTCAATAagattaaattaaaagataaataggtaaaaagatagaaaaattgtttgaaaaaagtACAAAGCTTTTTATAGCATCTATTcctataataataaagatcaAATAAAGACATttcaattttctttttttttttttttttttttttttcgataTATTCACTTCGTAAATAGTGGTGAGAATAATGAGTACCAACATTGCCACTAAAGATAACAAGGCAAGTAAGAGGCCCAGGGAATCAAAtgataccaaaaaaaatgacaaagtttttaaaaaatttaagtACGGCACTTCTAATCTTTTAGAACCTGGGACCTCTGGTTGTTATGCAACCTGTGTTagaagaaaggaaaagtCAGCTGAATATGAACTCTTACAATTATTcgaagaaaaatatatagaaCTGTATGGAGAAGAAGAACTCGACGATGATACAGCAAATATCAAGGATGTTGAAGAAGATATTGGGGATCAAATTCAAAAAGAACTACAACAATTACAgaaaaatagtaaaaatgGTTCTTCCAGCTtgaataatgaaaaaaataaatcaatattTACTATAATTGAATTAAATTGTGAATGTGTTATATTcattaaaattagaaaacCAATAGAACCAGAATTTTTTATCCATGAGGTCATTAAGGGCTTGAAAAATCAAGATTCTAAAAGAACAAGATATTTGGCAAAGTTGACACCCATTACCTTTTCTTGTAACGCCTCGATGTCTGAGTTGGAGAAACTATGTGATAGGGTTTTAGCACCACATTTTCATACCGAGGAATCTAAAAAAGGTTTAAAATTTGCTATTGATTTAGACAGAAGAAATTTCAATACTTTAGataaaatggaaatgaTTAAGTTAATAGCCAAATGTGTatccaaaaataatgttatCCCGCATACagttgatttaaaaaatttcgATAAATTAGTTTTGGTGgaatgttttaaaaacaatattggTATGAGTGTTGTTGATAAAGATTACCGAACagactttaaaaaatacaatattcaacaaatattcgaacaaaaaaaatctaaaaaataacaacacaaaagaaaaaaaaagaaaaaaaaaaatataataaacttgaaaaacttatatatatatatatatactattaaattttttataaatgtatattaaataacGATTGATTTCCCGTTATATGTGGTTGGGTTTTCCCAAGCAACCCAATCACTCTTGGTATTTGGAATTAGAGCCATAGAACGCAATTTGTAAACAGCAATACCAACCAAAAGCAGTTGACATAAAACATAAACAGCCATTGCACCAGTAATATCGTATTTAACGGACTCGTGTTGTAAAACTGGTTTAAAAGCATTGTTTATGTTCAAAATACTTTTAATCGGATTTGTTATAAGCATAACAGCTGTTATAATGGGAATGATTTGCAATGAAGTACCACTCATATACGacattattaaattcaTTGGGATGGATTTTGCTGGTTGAAATGCAATTTGCCAAGCTttagatattaaaatttggtTAACTTGCTTGTCATTCTTGTTAAAAGTCTGTAATTTGATAGGTTTGGAGGCATATGGACTAAATCCTGATGGAGATGGTATATCGGAtgctttaattttgttattagtgTTACTTTTCTTGATATTGTTTTGGTTTTTACTGGTGGATATGTTGTTGTGTGTAGCAACTAATTTTTGAGCCCATTGAGGAACCGTGACTGTCATGGTGTCTTCTGCCATTTCTttgcttattttttttgtttttttttttttttttttttttcaatatgtATATTAACCTTGATA is part of the Saccharomycodes ludwigii strain NBRC 1722 chromosome III, whole genome shotgun sequence genome and encodes:
- the TAN1 gene encoding putative tRNA acetyltransferase (similar to Saccharomyces cerevisiae YGL232W | TAN1 | Trna AcetylatioN), which gives rise to MSTNIATKDNKASKRPRESNDTKKNDKVFKKFKYGTSNLLEPGTSGCYATCVRRKEKSAEYELLQLFEEKYIELYGEEELDDDTANIKDVEEDIGDQIQKELQQLQKNSKNGSSSLNNEKNKSIFTIIELNCECVIFIKIRKPIEPEFFIHEVIKGLKNQDSKRTRYLAKLTPITFSCNASMSELEKLCDRVLAPHFHTEESKKGLKFAIDLDRRNFNTLDKMEMIKLIAKCVSKNNVIPHTVDLKNFDKLVLVECFKNNIGMSVVDKDYRTDFKKYNIQQIFEQKKSKK
- the EMC4 gene encoding chaperone EMC4 (similar to Saccharomyces cerevisiae YGL231C | EMC4 | ER Membrane protein Complex), encoding MAEDTMTVTVPQWAQKLVATHNNISTSKNQNNIKKSNTNNKIKASDIPSPSGFSPYASKPIKLQTFNKNDKQVNQILISKAWQIAFQPAKSIPMNLIMSYMSGTSLQIIPIITAVMLITNPIKSILNINNAFKPVLQHESVKYDITGAMAVYVLCQLLLVGIAVYKLRSMALIPNTKSDWVAWENPTTYNGKSIVI